In a single window of the Desulfofundulus luciae genome:
- a CDS encoding uroporphyrinogen decarboxylase family protein produces the protein MTREEKQEQMFELWLSGNGIEFVNQEAERSYRERVTRIKDAIQLKKVPDRVPVCPFTGLFPAYYAGITVQDLMYDYDKAAAAWKKYVLDLEPDAYMGMFLAPPGRFFEILDYKLYQWPGHGVQPDRSYQCLEAEYMKADEYDALIQDPSDFWVRVYFPRVFGALKPFEKLAPLTDVMEMPLTCGSFIPFGFPEVQDAFKAVLEAGNEAVRWAGVVRAVDQALQGQGFPAFVGGASKAPFDIIGDTLRGTHGIMLDMYRQPEKLLQALEVLTPLAIRMGVSSAKAAGNPLVFMPLHKGADGFLSDQQFRTFYWATLRKVIMGLIEEGLVPFLFAEGGYNTRLEVICDLPKGKTVWLFDNTDMAKAKEILGDTACIAGNVPISLLTLGTAQEVKDYCKQLIKTAGKDGGFILCNGAVIDDVPPENLRALIESAKEYGTYS, from the coding sequence ATGACACGGGAAGAAAAACAGGAACAAATGTTTGAATTGTGGCTTTCGGGCAATGGTATAGAATTTGTTAACCAGGAAGCTGAAAGGTCGTACAGGGAAAGGGTAACCCGCATAAAAGACGCCATTCAGTTAAAAAAGGTGCCGGATCGCGTACCGGTATGTCCCTTTACAGGACTTTTCCCTGCATATTACGCTGGAATAACCGTTCAAGACTTAATGTATGACTATGATAAAGCAGCGGCTGCGTGGAAGAAATATGTTTTAGATTTGGAACCTGATGCCTATATGGGCATGTTTTTAGCTCCTCCAGGTAGATTTTTTGAAATTCTTGACTACAAGTTGTACCAGTGGCCGGGCCATGGTGTTCAACCGGATCGCTCATACCAGTGCCTTGAGGCTGAGTATATGAAGGCAGATGAGTACGATGCTCTGATTCAAGATCCTTCCGATTTCTGGGTAAGGGTTTACTTTCCGCGCGTTTTTGGCGCTCTAAAGCCTTTTGAAAAACTGGCTCCCCTTACTGATGTTATGGAAATGCCACTGACCTGCGGGAGCTTTATTCCCTTCGGTTTTCCCGAAGTGCAGGATGCTTTTAAGGCTGTTTTAGAAGCTGGTAACGAAGCTGTTCGTTGGGCCGGTGTGGTTCGCGCGGTGGACCAGGCACTTCAAGGGCAAGGATTTCCCGCCTTTGTTGGGGGAGCGAGCAAGGCACCTTTTGATATTATCGGCGACACTCTCAGGGGTACCCATGGAATTATGCTGGACATGTACAGGCAGCCTGAGAAACTGCTTCAGGCCCTTGAAGTATTAACTCCTCTTGCCATAAGGATGGGAGTATCCTCGGCCAAGGCTGCCGGCAACCCGCTGGTATTCATGCCGCTGCATAAAGGGGCGGACGGTTTCCTGTCGGACCAGCAATTCAGGACTTTTTATTGGGCGACGTTGAGAAAGGTTATTATGGGCTTAATAGAAGAAGGATTGGTACCCTTCCTGTTTGCCGAGGGTGGCTATAACACCCGTTTAGAAGTTATTTGTGATCTTCCGAAGGGTAAGACGGTGTGGCTTTTTGATAATACCGATATGGCTAAGGCAAAAGAAATCCTGGGGGATACAGCCTGTATAGCCGGCAATGTACCAATTAGTTTGTTAACCCTGGGAACAGCACAAGAAGTAAAAGATTACTGCAAACAACTGATAAAAACTGCAGGGAAAGATGGAGGATTTATTTTATGCAATGGGGCGGTAATCGATGATGTGCCTCCGGAAAACCTGCGCGCCTTGATAGAATCTGCAAAGGAGTACGGAACCTACTCTTAG
- a CDS encoding cobalamin B12-binding domain-containing protein: protein MEKEKMTELARALMELDEKRVYQLVDEKIKNGISPLDIIAECNEGMAGVGDLFSAGQYFLSQMLFAAEIFKNIMKQLEPIMPKAEASTSRDKVVIGTVKGDIHDIGKNIVVNLLRGSGFEVIDLGVDVPAEKFVEALRETGARVLGLSALLNFTYPEMKTVVEAVTEAGLRDKVTIIIGGAPCNEQVRQFTGADYYAEDAVAGVNICKKVYS from the coding sequence ATGGAAAAAGAAAAAATGACAGAACTGGCAAGAGCTTTGATGGAACTGGACGAAAAAAGAGTCTACCAGCTGGTAGACGAGAAGATCAAGAACGGTATTTCCCCACTGGATATTATTGCTGAGTGCAATGAGGGCATGGCGGGCGTGGGCGATTTGTTTTCTGCAGGCCAGTACTTTTTAAGCCAGATGCTCTTCGCTGCGGAGATATTCAAAAACATCATGAAACAGCTGGAGCCCATTATGCCCAAAGCGGAGGCAAGCACTTCCAGGGACAAGGTTGTTATAGGGACCGTCAAGGGAGATATCCATGATATCGGCAAGAACATCGTAGTCAACCTCCTGCGCGGTTCCGGTTTTGAAGTCATCGACCTTGGCGTGGACGTGCCGGCCGAAAAATTTGTAGAAGCGCTCAGGGAAACCGGGGCCAGGGTGCTCGGTTTAAGCGCCTTGCTTAATTTCACTTACCCCGAGATGAAAACCGTGGTAGAGGCTGTTACCGAAGCTGGTTTAAGGGATAAGGTGACCATCATCATCGGAGGAGCCCCGTGCAATGAGCAGGTCCGGCAGTTTACGGGCGCCGACTATTATGCGGAAGACGCTGTAGCGGGTGTCAACATTTGCAAGAAAGTTTATTCTTAA
- a CDS encoding dihydropteroate synthase: protein MLIIGERINSTRKSIDRAVRAKDVDFIREEVLNQVNAGAHMLDVNCGTLDAQEEPATMEWLVQTVQEIAGVPLCIDSANYKALAAGLSVHRGKAMINSISGETERYKKVLPLVKEYGASVVALCMDDRGIPANKNQALEVGVKLVNDLLDAGVPVDDIYFDPLVRSVATNPETVVETLRLMEEMSSRFSGLHFVSGLSNVSFGLPERRHLNRAYVVLSMASGLDAVIVDPLDSTLMALVYATEALLNKDRFCMQYIRCYHQGKLKA, encoded by the coding sequence ATGTTAATCATCGGCGAGAGAATCAATTCCACCCGTAAAAGCATAGACAGGGCGGTTCGGGCTAAAGATGTGGACTTTATCCGCGAAGAGGTGTTAAACCAGGTAAACGCCGGGGCGCACATGCTCGATGTGAACTGCGGCACCCTGGACGCGCAGGAAGAGCCGGCCACCATGGAATGGCTTGTGCAAACCGTACAGGAAATTGCCGGTGTTCCCCTGTGCATTGATAGTGCCAATTACAAAGCCCTGGCCGCCGGGTTAAGCGTTCACCGGGGTAAAGCAATGATCAATTCCATCAGCGGGGAAACTGAAAGGTATAAAAAAGTATTACCCCTGGTGAAGGAGTACGGCGCGTCTGTAGTGGCCCTCTGTATGGACGACAGGGGTATCCCGGCAAACAAAAACCAGGCCCTGGAGGTTGGTGTAAAACTGGTCAACGACCTCCTGGATGCCGGAGTACCGGTTGACGATATTTACTTTGACCCTCTGGTGCGCTCCGTGGCCACCAATCCCGAAACGGTGGTAGAAACATTGCGCCTCATGGAAGAGATGTCATCCAGATTCAGCGGCCTGCATTTTGTTTCGGGATTGAGCAATGTATCCTTCGGGTTGCCGGAACGCCGGCACCTGAACCGGGCCTACGTGGTGTTGAGTATGGCCAGCGGGCTTGACGCCGTCATCGTCGACCCGCTGGACAGCACCTTGATGGCTCTGGTGTACGCAACGGAGGCACTGCTGAACAAGGACCGGTTCTGCATGCAGTACATCCGCTGTTACCATCAGGGAAAGTTAAAAGCATAG
- a CDS encoding Vitamin B12 dependent methionine synthase activation subunit — translation MYGLMNYYKLNVKLTEKDVSCTGWDCLSRTSSTYSRSLVNEILEEAHQLARAEAVCKAVPVVKTTGRQIFLEGGQALTSSLLVRLAGTAQSLLLVVCTLGHMIDRRVEEYSRKGLAAHAYFLDIAGTCIIEAAGRQLVERIKTQVEACGLKTTISLGPGHSYWKNLQDQRIIYDLVNPSTIGVSILKSGIMLPKKSLSMVMGIGRELPPSAENHCYYCSIRRKCPLSRARDPL, via the coding sequence ATGTATGGTTTAATGAATTATTATAAACTAAATGTTAAGCTTACCGAAAAGGACGTTTCCTGTACCGGGTGGGACTGCCTGTCCAGGACATCCAGTACCTATTCACGTTCGCTGGTTAATGAGATACTGGAGGAAGCACATCAGTTGGCCCGGGCGGAAGCCGTTTGCAAAGCCGTGCCGGTGGTAAAAACAACCGGCAGGCAGATTTTCCTGGAAGGCGGCCAGGCGTTGACAAGCAGTCTGCTTGTCCGCCTGGCCGGCACCGCCCAGAGCCTGCTCCTGGTTGTCTGCACGCTGGGACATATGATTGACCGCAGGGTGGAGGAGTATAGCCGCAAGGGGCTGGCGGCGCATGCCTACTTTTTGGATATCGCCGGTACGTGCATTATTGAAGCGGCCGGCAGGCAACTGGTAGAAAGGATTAAAACGCAGGTGGAAGCCTGCGGCCTTAAGACGACAATATCTCTGGGTCCCGGCCACTCTTACTGGAAAAACCTTCAGGACCAGCGGATCATTTATGATCTGGTGAACCCTTCAACGATCGGTGTAAGCATACTGAAAAGCGGCATTATGTTGCCCAAAAAATCCTTGAGCATGGTTATGGGAATCGGGCGCGAATTGCCCCCCAGCGCGGAAAACCATTGCTACTACTGCAGCATCAGGCGAAAATGTCCCTTGAGCCGGGCCAGAGATCCGCTGTAG
- a CDS encoding GntR family transcriptional regulator — protein sequence MPPYFQLAQILEQKILSGELKPGDSLPSENDLGKEYNLSRMTVRKCLNILAERGLISAYRGRGTFVSRPALDRAVFTIEEYHQEMSRRGLTPEARLIAVNVLKASAEISGRLELKADERVLYFCRLLLADNVPMAIERKYMRFKKGSPILENELQYKAFSEVISMHSEVLPVRSRMVMRPSLVEKEDALLLQVPPGSPVFYLEQYLYANDETVVGWGFFIFRGDRFTLVSEVRPLKGVE from the coding sequence GTGCCTCCTTATTTTCAACTGGCCCAGATTTTAGAGCAAAAAATCCTTTCGGGAGAATTAAAACCGGGTGATTCCCTGCCGTCTGAAAATGATCTGGGCAAGGAATATAATTTAAGCCGCATGACTGTTCGCAAATGCCTCAATATACTGGCTGAAAGAGGGCTGATATCCGCCTACCGGGGCCGGGGTACCTTTGTTTCCCGGCCGGCCCTGGACCGGGCTGTATTTACCATTGAAGAATACCACCAGGAGATGTCCCGCCGTGGCTTAACCCCGGAAGCCAGGTTAATCGCGGTCAACGTGCTCAAAGCCTCAGCGGAAATCAGTGGAAGACTGGAGTTGAAGGCTGACGAGAGGGTTTTATACTTTTGCCGGCTACTCCTGGCCGACAATGTGCCGATGGCCATCGAACGCAAATACATGCGTTTTAAAAAGGGGAGCCCCATACTGGAAAACGAGCTGCAGTACAAGGCCTTTTCGGAAGTAATCTCAATGCATAGCGAGGTGCTGCCGGTGCGCAGCCGTATGGTGATGCGGCCATCACTGGTTGAAAAAGAAGATGCTCTGCTGCTTCAGGTCCCGCCTGGTTCACCCGTCTTTTACCTTGAACAGTATTTGTACGCCAATGACGAAACGGTTGTTGGTTGGGGTTTTTTTATTTTCCGGGGGGACCGCTTTACTTTAGTGTCCGAAGTTCGACCGCTGAAGGGGGTTGAGTAA
- a CDS encoding cobalamin B12-binding domain-containing protein, translating to MSKLPSLAQAISDLNESLAMELVKLRLDMGATPLDIVEECRNGMIAVGERYSRGEYFLGDLVLSAEIFHEIMQVLTPALDKKVTHKPVGKIVFGTVEGDIHDIGKNITISLLRCHGFEVCDLGVNVPPDKFIHYLKETGASILCLSILLSSCFGALQRTINLVRLFDSRRRIKVLIGGLVNEKVREYSGADDWVTDARRGVTICQKWMGVL from the coding sequence TTGAGTAAATTGCCTTCCCTGGCCCAGGCAATCAGCGACCTGAATGAAAGCCTCGCGATGGAGCTGGTTAAACTCCGCCTGGATATGGGTGCCACGCCCCTGGACATCGTAGAAGAGTGCAGGAACGGCATGATAGCTGTGGGAGAGCGCTACTCCAGGGGAGAATATTTCCTGGGAGACCTGGTTTTATCCGCAGAGATTTTTCATGAAATTATGCAGGTACTTACTCCGGCTCTTGATAAAAAAGTAACGCACAAACCCGTCGGGAAGATAGTATTTGGGACGGTTGAAGGCGACATTCATGACATAGGTAAAAATATTACCATCTCTTTGTTGCGCTGTCATGGTTTCGAGGTCTGTGATCTGGGGGTAAATGTGCCTCCAGATAAGTTTATTCACTATCTAAAAGAAACAGGGGCAAGCATTCTGTGCCTGTCCATCCTGCTTTCCTCCTGTTTTGGAGCCCTGCAGCGCACGATTAATTTAGTTCGCCTGTTTGACAGCCGGAGAAGGATTAAAGTTCTCATCGGAGGCCTGGTTAATGAAAAGGTGCGGGAATATTCAGGGGCGGACGATTGGGTGACCGACGCCCGTAGGGGTGTTACCATATGCCAGAAATGGATGGGAGTGCTA